A part of Saliniradius amylolyticus genomic DNA contains:
- a CDS encoding PAS domain-containing protein, protein MNDSIMSEMTEFHWMMDMLQTVDVGLVVLNRRFEVKLWNGFMESHSGLLPSQVRDKCLFDLFPEVDKQWFQDKVRPVFELKNRSFMVWEQRPYLLKFPNYRPITGTEDVMYQNITLSPLTSTTGQVDNICMMIYDVTDVAVSKKILESAQVTLSELAERAES, encoded by the coding sequence ATGAACGACAGTATTATGAGTGAGATGACCGAGTTTCACTGGATGATGGATATGCTGCAAACGGTGGACGTGGGACTGGTCGTACTCAACCGCCGGTTTGAAGTGAAGTTGTGGAACGGCTTTATGGAGAGCCATTCGGGCCTGTTGCCCAGCCAGGTGCGCGATAAATGCCTGTTTGATTTATTCCCTGAAGTGGATAAACAATGGTTTCAGGATAAGGTACGGCCTGTATTCGAACTGAAAAACCGCTCATTCATGGTTTGGGAGCAGCGTCCTTATTTGCTGAAGTTCCCCAATTACCGCCCAATTACCGGTACCGAGGATGTGATGTACCAAAATATTACCCTGTCACCGCTCACCAGCACCACGGGGCAAGTGGATAATATCTGTATGATGATTTATGACGTTACCGATGTTGCGGTGAGTAAGAAGATATTGGAGTCGGCACAGGTGACGTTAAGCGAATTAGCCGAAAGAGCAGAGTCGTAG
- a CDS encoding response regulator — protein MFSVLICDDSLVARKQVAKCLPTDWDVSVHFAKHGEEAIEALKEGKGQLLLLDLNMPVMDGYQVLETIQQQRLNTQVIVISGDVQPEAHQRVKNLGALAFIEKPIKPELFLELLSKHDLFRQHSEAAAPELTDIDPKMRDAYQEITNIAMGQAGDHLARILNVFVELPIPNVNLIEAAELQMMLQNIEDKESVSGTCQGFVGPGISGEALFILSESSFSDVAKILNIQGAVDDRLQLELLMDAANILIGTCLNGLANQLDMHFSQGHPVVLGQHRNISELISVNKTRWRRTLAIELSYGLEGYDAHCELILLFSENSLPVLNNKLAHLVEDA, from the coding sequence ATGTTCTCAGTATTAATATGTGATGATTCTCTGGTCGCTCGTAAACAGGTGGCCAAGTGTTTGCCTACGGACTGGGATGTATCGGTACATTTTGCCAAGCATGGTGAGGAAGCTATCGAGGCCTTAAAAGAAGGCAAGGGTCAGCTGTTATTGCTGGATTTAAATATGCCGGTAATGGATGGCTACCAGGTATTGGAAACCATCCAACAGCAGCGGTTAAATACGCAAGTTATCGTCATTTCCGGCGATGTGCAGCCCGAGGCCCATCAGAGAGTGAAAAATCTTGGGGCATTGGCGTTTATTGAAAAACCCATTAAGCCCGAGCTCTTCCTGGAATTACTCAGTAAGCATGACTTGTTTCGCCAACATTCAGAGGCTGCGGCGCCTGAGTTGACCGATATTGATCCCAAGATGCGCGATGCCTATCAGGAAATCACCAACATAGCGATGGGACAGGCGGGGGATCATCTGGCTCGCATTCTTAATGTATTTGTCGAGCTGCCCATTCCCAATGTGAATCTTATCGAAGCGGCGGAATTGCAGATGATGCTGCAAAATATCGAAGACAAAGAGTCGGTGTCCGGTACCTGTCAGGGGTTTGTTGGACCGGGGATCAGTGGTGAGGCGCTGTTTATTCTCAGTGAGTCCAGCTTCTCTGATGTGGCAAAGATCCTTAATATCCAGGGCGCGGTGGATGACCGTTTGCAACTCGAACTGTTAATGGATGCGGCTAATATTCTAATCGGCACTTGCCTTAATGGGTTAGCCAATCAACTGGATATGCACTTTAGCCAAGGGCACCCGGTGGTATTAGGGCAACACCGCAACATCAGTGAACTTATCTCGGTCAATAAGACCCGCTGGCGCCGGACCTTGGCCATCGAGCTGAGCTATGGTCTGGAAGGGTATGACGCCCATTGTGAATTGATTCTGCTGTTCTCAGAAAACTCCCTGCCAGTATTGAACAATAAGCTGGCTCACCTGGTGGAGGATGCGTAA
- a CDS encoding DUF3034 family protein, with product MRHSLSLLLVGLLGSASSIADTGSQLLATGGITGVDGSAGGGITPWAVMAGYASQEEIQGAASLQHISAGDYQINTLGAAVTFYDRVELSLQRQSLEIGSGVVGNTFSALTSGAIQTAPGTDIEQDIVGLKVKLFGDAVFSPSPWLPQVAAGLQYRKNHDFDQSLAISDGSVPLPNTGVPMLLGATEDSGTDLYLSATKLWLGGAWGNNLLANVTARMTKANTLGLLGFESATEDSYQLQWEGSLAVLPSPNTAIGFEWRTQPDNLTGLGEADTIKDIFVAYFPDKHWSLTAAYTDLGKLPFDDDPTGFYLSLTVNL from the coding sequence ATGAGGCATTCGCTCTCTTTATTGTTAGTTGGTTTGCTGGGAAGCGCCAGTTCAATTGCCGATACCGGTAGCCAGCTCTTAGCCACTGGCGGTATTACCGGTGTGGATGGCAGCGCCGGTGGCGGTATTACGCCCTGGGCGGTCATGGCCGGTTACGCCAGCCAGGAAGAAATTCAGGGGGCCGCCTCGTTGCAACATATCAGCGCCGGAGACTACCAGATTAACACGTTGGGCGCGGCAGTGACTTTTTATGATCGCGTGGAGCTTTCGCTTCAACGCCAATCACTGGAGATCGGCAGTGGCGTTGTGGGCAACACCTTCAGTGCGCTGACTTCAGGAGCCATTCAAACCGCGCCTGGCACCGATATTGAACAGGACATCGTTGGTCTTAAGGTCAAGCTGTTCGGCGATGCCGTATTCAGTCCGTCACCCTGGCTTCCGCAAGTTGCCGCGGGGCTACAATACCGAAAAAACCATGACTTCGACCAATCACTGGCTATCTCTGATGGTAGTGTACCCTTACCGAACACAGGTGTGCCCATGCTACTGGGGGCCACCGAAGACAGCGGTACCGACTTGTATCTGTCCGCGACTAAACTATGGCTTGGCGGCGCCTGGGGGAATAATTTACTGGCCAATGTTACCGCTCGTATGACCAAGGCCAACACCCTCGGTTTACTGGGCTTTGAGAGCGCCACCGAAGACAGTTATCAGTTGCAATGGGAAGGCTCCCTGGCGGTTTTACCTTCACCCAATACCGCCATCGGCTTTGAATGGCGCACTCAGCCGGATAACCTCACAGGCCTGGGCGAAGCGGATACCATCAAGGATATCTTTGTGGCCTACTTCCCGGACAAACACTGGTCATTGACGGCAGCCTATACCGATTTAGGCAAACTGCCCTTTGACGACGATCCTACTGGCTTTTATCTCTCTTTAACGGTGAATTTATGA